One Thunnus maccoyii chromosome 14, fThuMac1.1, whole genome shotgun sequence genomic window carries:
- the LOC121912245 gene encoding ewing's tumor-associated antigen 1-like — MSERRTQAADFTEHWRTVSKLCRNKTRDNKTGKQACDTTTTSVMCKDLQSPQRRGCSRYPGLNNGDSPGDVEASQDIFWDPTSPTQGTAGHRNTKVVEIADIVNRIAPKDVKPKGTESPLLQWIGDSAVPCTPEIPKPRVRKKSSRQSNVEDLMKLARQFDENMQQDKETSEQLNTVNNNLSEYVTSSNTKLTETSFPSKVKNLTCPSSSDQVEAELHALFDSSTQRISGRLSQGSSTSACSQEIKGQPVTLTVAEPRRLEVKSADKSGSAAHPAEGSCGFSASNCDDFDDDWENDDLLNDSFVLAMTQNPDQQQHTNTTQCTSVCKPTASINSSHQVSNLHSKPSYSGLQELCPKPKTTNRSTFKLEPNPHFQPKTAAKEVSKSNFTVIQPKSQMSEQKSATTKTLPTPQPDKMTNDQRGACVAADSVKHISDSLWDDGDDDALLYQVCDSMERISNSQPLQVSPDTCQEKQDIAVDRQRKTTVPLPIDTAWSTSAGASANRQSPCTFVRSNSLPGTSCETVNYQGWNVPMKGANSKSRMSQSLPGSRVSLGTFSMCRDSSGTFQAVNAHADVKPHTVTAKTPQNSKSHHTAFKRTVSDSAVIRSKVFVTSQMTGKCSAAEIERKKQEALARRRMRMQNTPKP; from the exons ATGTCGGAGCGGAGGACGCAAGCTGCCGACTTCACTGAACACTGGAGGACTGTTTCCAAACTCTGTCGCAACAAAACACGAGACAACAAAACGGGAAAGCAGGCGTgtgacacaacaacaacatcggTCATGTGCAAAG ATTTGCAGAGCCCTCAGCGCCGAGGCTGCAGCAGATACCCTGGTTTGAATAATGGTGATTCTCCAGGTGATGTGGAAGCTTCACAAGACATTTTCTGGGATCCTACATCTCCCACTCAAGGGACCGCAG gGCACAGGAACACCAAAGTTGTGGAAATAGCAGATATTGTCAACCGCATTGCTCCAAAG GATGTGAAGCCGAAAGGGACTGAATCCCCTCTGCTGCAGTGGATCGGTGACAGTGCCGTCCCGTGCACACCAGAGATTCCAAAGCCGAGAGTCAGGAAGAAGTCCTCTCG gcAGAGCAACGTGGAAGACCTCATGAAACTGGCCAGGCAGTTCGATGAGAACATGCAGCAAGACAAAGAGACTTCCGAACAGCTGAACACTGTTAACAATAATCTCAGTGAATACGTGACCAGTTCCAACACAAAACTGACAGAGACATCATTCCCGAGCAAGGTGAAGAACCTAACATGTCCGTCCTCCTCGGATCAGGTGGAGGCAGAGCTGCACGCGCTGTTTGACAGCTCCACTCAAAGAATCAGCGGCCGGCTAAGCCAGGGCTCCTCAACGTCAGCCTGTTCGCAGGAAATAAAAGGCCAGCCTGTGACTTTAACTGTAGCTGAACCCCGACGATTAGAGGTCAAGTCAGCTGACAAGTCTGGCTCAGCTGCACATCCTGCTGAAGGATCTTGTGGTTTTAGCGCGAGCAATTGTGATGACTTTGATGACGACTGGGAGAATGACGACCTACTTAATGACTCTTTTGTGCTGGCAATGACCCAGAATCCTGACCAGCAACAGCACACCAACACTACACAGTGCACCTCCGTTTGCAAGCCAACTGCAAGTATAAACTCTTCACATCAAGTTTCAAACCTGCACTCCAAGCCAAGCTACAGTGGCCTCCAGGAATTGTGTCCCAAACCAAAGACTACCAACCGAAGCACTTTCAAGTTAGAGCCCAACCCTCACTTCCAGCCTAAGACTGCTGCCAAAGAGGTCTCCAAGTCCAACTTCACTGTTATACAACCTAAATCACAGATGTCTGAGCAAAAATCTGCTACCACAAAAACACTGCCTACCCCTCAACCTGACAAAATGACTAATGATCAGAGGGGGGCTTGTGTTGCTGCAGActctgtaaaacacatttcagacagCTTATGGGATGATGGGGACGATGACGCGCTGCTCTACCAGGTATGTGACAGCATGGAGAGGATCTCCAACAGTCAGCCATTGCAAGTGAGCCCAGACACCtgccaagaaaaacaagatattgCTGTAGACAGACAGCGGAAAACCACTGTGCCTTTGCCAATTGACACGGCCTGGTCCACGAGCGCCGGTGCCAGTGCTAACAGACAGTCACCTTGCACTTTTGTTCGTTCTAACTCATTACCAGGGACTAGCTGTGAAACCGTGAACTACCAAGGATGGAACGTTCCCATGAAAGGTGCCAACAGCAAATCGCGGATGTCTCAGAGTCTCCCAGGAAGCCGCGTGAGTCTAGGCACATTTAGCATGTGTAGGGATTCCTCTGGAACTTTCCAGGCTGTGAACGCTCATGCGGATGTGAAGCCTCATACGGTGACAGCCAAGACACCACAGAACTCCAAGTCCCATCACACGGCCTTCAAGAGAACTGTATCTGACTCAGCAGTTATAAGGAGCAAAG TTTTTGTCACAAGCCAGATGACGGGGAAATGCTCTGCAGCCGAGATtgagaggaagaaacaggaagCCTTAGCCAGGAGGCGAATGCGAATGCAGAACACACCAAAACCATAA